The Acidobacteriota bacterium genome includes a window with the following:
- the ccsA gene encoding cytochrome c biogenesis protein CcsA has protein sequence MTKLNPVLIGLSAVMLGVAPWMINAAPYESTMGLVQKIFYFHFPAAILFLIAALICGVASAIFLFGKKASADGWAIAAAELGFVFGTLTLVTGPLWARKAWGVWWVWDPRLTSSLLLWMIFSAYLLLRRYGGPGSDKLAAGMALFGMANVPFIYVSVNVWRTLHPQTSVVPTLPTDMGIPLWFCFAAFTMLFVALLNLRARLEHQRSRVEALYLAEDEA, from the coding sequence ATGACGAAATTGAACCCGGTGCTCATCGGCCTCTCGGCCGTCATGCTTGGCGTGGCGCCCTGGATGATCAACGCCGCGCCCTACGAGTCGACGATGGGCCTCGTCCAGAAGATCTTCTACTTTCACTTTCCGGCGGCGATCCTGTTCCTGATTGCGGCGCTCATCTGCGGCGTGGCCAGCGCGATCTTCCTGTTCGGCAAGAAGGCGTCGGCGGATGGCTGGGCGATTGCGGCGGCTGAGCTGGGTTTCGTGTTCGGCACCCTGACGCTCGTCACCGGACCGCTGTGGGCCCGCAAGGCGTGGGGCGTGTGGTGGGTGTGGGATCCGCGGCTGACGTCGAGCTTGTTGCTGTGGATGATCTTCAGCGCGTACCTGTTGCTGCGCCGCTACGGCGGTCCCGGTTCCGACAAGCTCGCCGCGGGCATGGCCCTGTTCGGCATGGCGAACGTGCCGTTTATCTACGTGTCGGTCAACGTCTGGCGGACGTTGCATCCGCAGACCTCGGTTGTGCCCACCTTGCCGACGGACATGGGCATTCCGCTGTGGTTCTGCTTCGCGGCGTTCACCATGCTGTTTGTGGCCCTGCTCAACCTGCGTGCCCGGCTCGAGCACCAGCGCAGCCGGGTCGAAGCCCTTTACCTTGCCGAGGACGAAGCGTGA
- a CDS encoding CcmD family protein: protein MLLLMVLAPAVWPAALHAMQPPPQGEFLPVSDIPAGEQIPAFTMVGGAYGFVWVVLLGYVWSIARRLQKVEAELTALERRGQ from the coding sequence TTGCTCCTGCTCATGGTGCTGGCTCCCGCCGTATGGCCGGCGGCCCTCCACGCGATGCAACCGCCCCCGCAAGGCGAGTTCCTCCCGGTGTCGGACATCCCGGCCGGCGAGCAGATTCCCGCCTTCACCATGGTCGGCGGCGCGTACGGGTTTGTCTGGGTCGTGTTGCTCGGCTATGTCTGGTCGATTGCGCGCCGCCTGCAGAAGGTCGAAGCGGAACTAACCGCACTCGAACGCCGGGGCCAGTAG
- a CDS encoding metallophosphoesterase family protein yields the protein MRYLVISDIHANLEAYETVMAAAGPLKYERVLVLGDLVGYGADPNAICDRVRALAPEALIRGNHDKVGSGVESPEGFNAVARSAIRWTYDQLTPENREWLAGLPAGPLVVDDFIEICHGTPFDEDAYVFDDLDALRAMHAARRPLCMFGHTHVQVGHFLSRDQFGLSTADDRRPLTISLDETNRYLVNPGSVGQPRDGDPRAGFAIADTAAREVTIYRVEYPIAKAQARILEEGLPDVLAQRLALGR from the coding sequence ATGCGCTATTTGGTCATCAGCGACATACACGCGAATCTCGAGGCCTATGAGACGGTCATGGCCGCCGCGGGCCCCCTCAAGTACGAGCGGGTCCTGGTGCTCGGCGACCTCGTCGGCTACGGCGCCGACCCCAATGCGATTTGCGACCGCGTGCGCGCGCTGGCGCCCGAGGCATTGATTCGCGGCAACCACGACAAGGTCGGCTCCGGGGTCGAGAGCCCGGAAGGGTTCAACGCCGTGGCCCGCAGCGCCATTCGCTGGACCTACGACCAGCTGACGCCGGAGAACCGCGAGTGGCTGGCCGGCCTGCCGGCCGGTCCCCTGGTCGTCGATGACTTCATCGAGATTTGCCACGGCACGCCGTTCGACGAAGACGCGTACGTCTTCGACGACCTTGACGCGCTGCGCGCCATGCACGCGGCGCGGCGGCCGCTCTGCATGTTCGGCCACACCCACGTGCAGGTCGGCCATTTCCTGTCGCGCGATCAGTTCGGGCTGTCGACCGCCGACGACCGCCGGCCGTTGACGATCAGCCTGGACGAGACGAATCGGTACCTGGTCAATCCTGGTTCAGTGGGCCAGCCGCGCGATGGCGATCCGCGAGCCGGGTTCGCGATCGCCGACACGGCGGCGCGCGAAGTGACGATCTACCGGGTGGAATACCCGATCGCGAAGGCGCAGGCGAGAATTCTCGAGGAGGGCCTGCCCGACGTGCTGGCCCAGCGCCTCGCGCTCGGCCGGTAA
- a CDS encoding shikimate kinase, giving the protein MRADKVYLVGFMGAGKTTAARALGKRLDWKVEDIDACIERAERRDIPTIFRQDGEPYFRSREREVLIGLLPERGVVVASGGGTFVDPANRELMLKDGAVVWLDAPLATILTRIPLDGRRPLAADRLEMEQLYNQRLAAYRQAHFRVDAGRGSVEGLVDAIVEWLDT; this is encoded by the coding sequence GTGAGGGCTGACAAGGTTTACCTGGTTGGCTTCATGGGCGCCGGCAAGACCACGGCGGCGCGCGCCCTCGGCAAGCGGCTCGACTGGAAGGTGGAAGACATCGACGCGTGCATCGAGCGCGCCGAACGGCGTGACATCCCGACCATCTTCCGGCAGGACGGCGAACCCTACTTCCGCAGCCGCGAACGCGAGGTGCTGATCGGCCTGCTCCCCGAGCGCGGCGTGGTCGTGGCGTCGGGCGGCGGCACCTTCGTGGACCCGGCCAATCGCGAGTTGATGCTCAAGGACGGCGCGGTGGTGTGGCTCGACGCCCCGCTCGCCACCATTCTGACGCGAATACCCCTGGACGGCCGCCGGCCGCTCGCGGCCGACCGCCTGGAGATGGAACAGCTTTATAATCAGCGCCTCGCGGCTTACCGCCAGGCGCACTTCAGGGTGGACGCAGGACGCGGCTCCGTTGAGGGGCTCGTTGACGCGATCGTGGAATGGTTGGACACCTAA
- the aroA gene encoding 3-phosphoshikimate 1-carboxyvinyltransferase translates to MMRVADRIAVSPARAVTGVLRMPGDKSISHRYALLAAIADGPSTIANYAPGADCASTLTCLASLGAIVSRTPAPDDGDPPIVTIEGRGRRGLAVPAAPLDCGNSGSTMRMLGGVVAAHPFISTLVGDASLSRRPMRRIIGPLTQMGATVTAGPGDRPPVVIHGADLAGIQFSPDTPSAQVKSAVLLAGLQAAGETRVIEPASTRDHTERALAAFGATVTIEGRTITLRGGQRLAGRHLRVPGDLSSAAFMAVAAAALAGSDVTITEVGLNPSRAGLLDVLRRFGAVVDTTIEDEWQGEPVGRLRVRHGAMRDLVITPAEVPEVIDELPVLATLGTFGGSVTVSGAGELRVKESDRIAELVAGLRAMGADAEERSDGFQVRSGGRLTGGTVHAHHDHRLAMAFAIAALGASGPTMIDGADAVAVSYPAFFDDLERLTREG, encoded by the coding sequence ATGATGCGAGTGGCCGACCGAATTGCCGTATCCCCCGCGCGCGCCGTCACCGGCGTGCTGCGAATGCCGGGGGACAAATCCATCTCGCACCGTTACGCCTTGCTTGCGGCCATTGCCGATGGCCCTTCCACGATTGCCAACTATGCACCCGGCGCCGACTGCGCATCGACGCTCACCTGCCTGGCGTCCCTGGGCGCTATCGTCTCACGAACCCCGGCCCCAGACGATGGAGATCCGCCAATCGTCACCATCGAGGGCCGCGGCCGGCGCGGGCTGGCCGTGCCGGCCGCCCCCCTCGACTGCGGCAATTCGGGGAGCACCATGCGGATGCTGGGCGGGGTCGTCGCCGCTCATCCCTTCATATCGACCCTTGTCGGCGATGCATCACTCTCGCGGCGGCCCATGCGCCGAATCATCGGCCCCCTGACGCAAATGGGTGCCACGGTCACCGCCGGCCCCGGCGACCGCCCGCCCGTGGTCATTCACGGCGCCGACCTGGCCGGCATCCAGTTCTCGCCCGACACCCCCAGCGCCCAGGTCAAGTCGGCGGTGCTGCTGGCCGGCCTCCAGGCCGCGGGCGAGACCCGCGTCATCGAGCCGGCATCGACCCGTGATCATACGGAACGGGCGCTGGCCGCGTTTGGCGCGACGGTCACCATCGAAGGCCGGACGATCACCCTGCGCGGCGGCCAGCGCCTGGCCGGCCGCCATCTGCGCGTGCCGGGCGACCTTTCGTCGGCTGCGTTCATGGCCGTGGCGGCCGCAGCCCTCGCCGGCTCGGACGTCACCATCACCGAAGTCGGCTTGAATCCAAGCCGCGCCGGGCTGCTCGACGTGCTGCGCCGCTTCGGCGCGGTGGTCGACACCACGATCGAGGACGAGTGGCAGGGCGAGCCGGTCGGGCGCCTGCGTGTGCGGCACGGCGCCATGCGCGACCTCGTCATCACCCCGGCCGAAGTGCCCGAGGTGATCGATGAACTCCCCGTGCTCGCCACGCTCGGCACCTTCGGCGGCAGCGTCACCGTCTCCGGCGCCGGCGAACTGCGCGTGAAAGAGAGCGACCGCATTGCCGAACTCGTCGCCGGGCTGCGGGCGATGGGCGCGGATGCCGAGGAGCGGTCCGACGGCTTCCAGGTCCGTTCGGGGGGCCGCTTGACCGGCGGCACCGTCCACGCCCACCACGACCACCGGCTGGCCATGGCCTTTGCCATCGCCGCGCTCGGCGCCAGCGGCCCGACGATGATTGACGGCGCCGACGCGGTCGCGGTGTCCTATCCGGCCTTCTTCGACGACCTCGAGAGGCTGACGCGTGAGGGCTGA
- a CDS encoding ATP-binding protein gives MIPPHTVRLEFNSAFDMLDFVQVVSDHVGKMAGLDEDQLHWVSVAVRESVVNAIKHGNKNDRSKRVLVEFSPVPPTDAGELVIRIEDQGEGFVPEEVADPLAPENILKSSGRGIFLIRNFMDETVLKKVPGGMEIRMVKKIAKATA, from the coding sequence ATGATCCCACCGCACACGGTCCGTCTTGAGTTCAACAGCGCGTTCGACATGCTCGACTTCGTACAGGTCGTGAGTGACCACGTCGGCAAGATGGCGGGGCTCGATGAGGACCAACTCCACTGGGTCAGCGTCGCGGTCCGTGAATCGGTGGTCAATGCCATCAAGCACGGGAACAAGAACGACCGCAGCAAGCGCGTGCTGGTTGAGTTCAGCCCGGTGCCGCCGACCGATGCCGGCGAATTGGTCATTCGCATCGAAGACCAGGGTGAGGGCTTCGTGCCCGAAGAAGTCGCCGACCCGCTGGCGCCCGAGAACATCCTCAAGTCGAGCGGCCGCGGCATCTTCCTGATCCGCAACTTCATGGACGAAACGGTGCTGAAGAAGGTGCCGGGCGGCATGGAGATCCGGATGGTCAAGAAAATCGCCAAGGCCACCGCGTAG
- a CDS encoding inositol monophosphatase family protein: MSLPPAFLATAVEAVIRAGELQMAKFGTGVRVDKKGAIDLVTEVDVEVERMFRAMVAERFPNHDVLAEEFDTPPTGASHRWVFDPLDGTTNFAHGVPIFCASLALEIDGQAVIGAVYDPNREELFTAEAGEGARMNGRRLQVSTNAIVLDSMLVTGFPYHVQQDPDELVRVFGQVLRRARAVRRLGSAAIDLCWVAAGRMEGFWEASLKPWDTRAAALILEEAGGRVTATDGGPWDPYAGDILGTNGHIHDEVLEILGSA; the protein is encoded by the coding sequence TTGAGCCTCCCACCAGCATTTCTTGCGACGGCCGTCGAAGCCGTGATTCGTGCCGGCGAACTGCAGATGGCCAAGTTTGGCACGGGTGTGCGCGTCGATAAGAAGGGCGCCATCGACCTGGTGACCGAAGTGGACGTCGAGGTGGAACGCATGTTCCGCGCGATGGTCGCCGAGCGATTCCCCAATCACGACGTGCTCGCCGAGGAATTCGACACGCCGCCGACCGGCGCCAGTCACCGCTGGGTGTTCGATCCGCTCGACGGCACCACCAATTTCGCGCACGGCGTGCCGATCTTCTGCGCGTCGCTGGCGCTCGAGATCGACGGGCAGGCCGTGATTGGCGCGGTCTACGATCCCAATCGCGAGGAGTTGTTTACGGCCGAGGCCGGCGAGGGCGCGCGGATGAACGGGCGCCGCCTGCAGGTGTCCACCAATGCGATCGTGCTCGACTCGATGCTCGTGACGGGGTTTCCGTACCACGTGCAGCAGGATCCCGACGAGCTGGTCCGCGTGTTCGGCCAGGTGCTGCGGCGCGCGCGCGCGGTCCGGCGCCTGGGGTCGGCCGCGATCGATCTGTGCTGGGTCGCGGCCGGGCGCATGGAAGGCTTCTGGGAAGCGAGCCTGAAGCCGTGGGACACGCGCGCCGCGGCCCTGATCCTCGAGGAGGCCGGCGGCCGGGTCACCGCCACGGACGGCGGCCCGTGGGATCCCTATGCCGGCGACATCCTTGGCACCAACGGCCACATTCACGACGAAGTTCTCGAGATTCTCGGGTCCGCCTAA
- a CDS encoding glycosyltransferase family 2 protein, translated as MKPELSIVIPVHNESPNIKPLYEELTETLSQYGRAYELIIVDDGSTDDSFERLAALQASDPRLRVIRFRRNFGQTAAFAAGIAHARGRLVVTSDGDLQNDPRDIPAMVALIDQGHDIVCGWRKDRKDTFITRRVPSILANKLISWATGVPLHDYGCSLKVFRSEVIKPLRLYGEMHRFLPAIASQIGVKIAEMEVNHRARRAGVTKYGLSRIVRVVLDLATVKFLLSYSTRPLHIFGLLGLIAGGLGTAITGWLAYVRLVLHQGIADRPLLLLGVMLVFIGVQLVTFGLLAEVMTRTYYESQDKPTYVIREVRESPDLALVAR; from the coding sequence ATGAAACCTGAGCTTTCGATCGTCATTCCCGTCCACAACGAGTCGCCCAACATCAAGCCCCTGTATGAGGAGCTGACCGAGACGTTGAGCCAGTACGGCCGCGCCTACGAACTCATCATCGTGGACGATGGGAGCACGGACGATTCGTTCGAGCGGTTGGCCGCGTTGCAGGCAAGCGATCCGCGGCTGCGGGTCATCCGCTTCCGCCGCAATTTCGGGCAGACGGCCGCTTTCGCGGCCGGGATTGCCCACGCGCGCGGCCGCCTGGTCGTCACCTCCGACGGCGATCTGCAGAACGACCCGCGCGACATTCCCGCGATGGTCGCGCTGATCGATCAGGGCCACGACATCGTGTGCGGCTGGCGCAAGGACCGCAAGGACACGTTCATCACGCGGCGGGTGCCGTCGATCCTGGCCAACAAGCTGATTTCGTGGGCGACCGGAGTGCCGCTGCACGACTACGGCTGTTCGCTCAAGGTGTTCCGGTCGGAAGTGATCAAGCCGCTGCGCCTCTACGGCGAGATGCACCGGTTCCTGCCGGCGATTGCCAGCCAGATTGGCGTGAAGATCGCCGAGATGGAAGTGAACCACCGCGCCCGCCGCGCCGGCGTCACCAAGTACGGGCTGTCGCGGATCGTTCGCGTGGTGCTCGACCTGGCGACCGTGAAATTCCTGCTGAGCTACTCGACTCGCCCGCTGCACATCTTCGGGCTGCTCGGCCTGATTGCCGGCGGCCTGGGCACGGCGATCACCGGCTGGCTTGCCTATGTCCGCTTGGTCCTGCATCAGGGGATTGCCGATCGCCCGTTGCTGTTGTTGGGTGTGATGCTGGTCTTCATCGGGGTGCAGCTCGTCACCTTTGGCCTGCTCGCCGAGGTGATGACGCGGACTTATTACGAATCCCAGGACAAGCCCACTTACGTGATTCGCGAGGTGCGCGAGTCGCCTGACCTGGCACTGGTCGCCCGCTGA
- the asnB gene encoding asparagine synthase (glutamine-hydrolyzing), translating into MCGIVGIVDRDLSRPVGDGELQQMVRMLHHRGPDEEGSITLPGVGLAMRRLAIVDLATGQQPILNEAGDIKIVANGEIYNFQALRDELEGLGHTFRSRRSDIEVLVHAYEQWGEEFLPKLRGMFALAIWDGRTETLIAARDRAGEKPLYWTLTPKGLLLASEVKALLVRPEVTRELDPIALDQFLTYEYVLAPRTMIKGIHKLPPAHFLKYRAGEVTVHRYWDAAEVPLREWDDREAAEALRVALRKAVTSQLMADVPLGAFLSGGIDSSSLVAFMSEAVSQPVNSFSIGFSDGTYNELPYARDVAALFKTNHRERSVSPDLGDLFERLVVHLDEPFADVSMFPTFSVSELAREHVKVVLSGDGGDELFGGYDAYQAQSLSTKLGWMGDALMPALAGVASALPPTGKKKGLVNKVKRFSAGATAAPADLGHYRWMVYLSARDKTRLYRGGLRDALGATDVYAPVRDALGRFGQDDALNRQLYADLCLYLADDILVKVDRMSMATSLETRAPFLDGDLMELAFSMPGHLKIRNGERKWILKQVMQGILPDRILSRRKEGFSIPMKNWLRRELQPLMRDLLSPERVARRGLFDPAAVTALMDAHTAGRENHAHTLFPLMVFERWATAHLR; encoded by the coding sequence ATGTGCGGCATCGTCGGGATTGTCGACCGTGATCTCAGCCGGCCGGTCGGTGACGGTGAACTGCAGCAGATGGTGCGCATGCTGCACCACCGCGGCCCGGATGAAGAGGGCAGCATCACGCTCCCCGGCGTCGGCCTGGCCATGCGGCGGCTGGCGATCGTCGACCTGGCCACCGGCCAGCAGCCGATCTTGAATGAGGCCGGCGACATCAAGATCGTCGCCAACGGCGAGATCTACAACTTCCAGGCGCTGCGCGACGAGCTCGAGGGCCTCGGGCACACCTTCCGGTCGCGCCGATCCGACATCGAAGTGTTGGTCCACGCCTACGAGCAGTGGGGCGAGGAGTTCCTGCCGAAGCTGCGCGGCATGTTCGCGCTCGCGATCTGGGATGGCCGCACCGAGACGCTGATCGCCGCGCGCGATCGCGCCGGCGAGAAGCCGCTCTATTGGACGCTGACGCCGAAGGGGCTGCTGCTGGCGTCCGAGGTCAAGGCGTTGCTCGTGCGGCCCGAGGTGACGCGCGAACTCGATCCGATCGCGTTGGACCAGTTCCTCACCTACGAATACGTGCTTGCGCCACGCACGATGATCAAGGGCATCCACAAGCTGCCCCCGGCCCACTTCCTGAAGTACCGGGCGGGCGAAGTCACCGTGCACCGCTACTGGGATGCGGCCGAGGTGCCGCTGCGCGAGTGGGACGACCGCGAGGCGGCCGAGGCCCTGCGCGTTGCCCTGCGCAAGGCGGTCACGAGCCAGCTGATGGCCGACGTGCCGCTCGGCGCGTTTCTGTCGGGCGGCATTGACTCGAGCTCGCTCGTCGCGTTCATGAGCGAGGCGGTGTCGCAGCCGGTCAACAGCTTCAGCATCGGCTTCAGCGACGGCACCTATAACGAACTGCCATACGCCCGCGACGTGGCGGCGCTGTTCAAGACCAATCATCGGGAGCGCAGCGTCTCGCCCGACCTGGGTGATCTGTTCGAGCGCCTGGTCGTGCACCTGGACGAGCCGTTCGCCGACGTCTCGATGTTTCCGACCTTCAGCGTGTCGGAACTGGCGCGCGAGCACGTCAAGGTGGTGTTGTCCGGGGATGGCGGCGACGAACTGTTTGGCGGCTATGACGCCTACCAGGCCCAGTCGCTGTCGACGAAGCTGGGTTGGATGGGCGACGCCCTCATGCCGGCGCTGGCCGGGGTCGCCTCGGCGCTGCCGCCCACCGGGAAGAAGAAAGGCCTCGTCAACAAGGTGAAGCGCTTCAGTGCCGGCGCGACCGCGGCACCGGCCGATCTCGGGCACTACCGCTGGATGGTGTACTTGAGCGCGCGTGACAAGACGCGGCTGTACCGGGGCGGCTTACGCGACGCGCTGGGCGCCACCGACGTGTATGCGCCGGTGCGCGATGCGCTCGGCCGTTTTGGCCAGGACGATGCGCTCAACCGGCAGCTCTATGCGGATCTCTGCTTGTACCTCGCCGACGACATCCTGGTGAAGGTCGATCGCATGAGCATGGCGACGTCGCTCGAAACCCGCGCGCCGTTTCTCGACGGCGACCTGATGGAACTGGCGTTCTCGATGCCCGGGCACCTGAAGATCCGCAACGGCGAGCGCAAGTGGATCCTCAAGCAGGTGATGCAGGGTATCCTGCCGGACCGCATCCTGTCGCGGCGCAAGGAAGGGTTCAGCATCCCGATGAAGAACTGGCTGCGGCGCGAACTGCAGCCGCTGATGCGCGACCTGCTGTCGCCCGAACGCGTCGCCCGCCGGGGCCTGTTCGATCCGGCCGCGGTGACCGCGCTGATGGACGCCCACACCGCCGGCCGCGAGAACCACGCGCACACGCTGTTCCCGCTGATGGTGTTCGAACGCTGGGCGACCGCGCATTTACGATAA
- a CDS encoding SWIB/MDM2 domain-containing protein — MAKTAKKKAAKKPARKANAAFMKPVTPSAALAEVVGSKPIPRTEVTKKLWAYIKKNGLQDAKNKRMIKADAALKPVFGGKATVNMFEMTKLVSKHLK, encoded by the coding sequence ATGGCCAAGACTGCGAAGAAGAAAGCCGCGAAGAAGCCGGCGCGTAAAGCGAACGCCGCGTTCATGAAGCCCGTGACGCCGAGCGCCGCCCTGGCGGAAGTTGTCGGCAGCAAGCCGATTCCGCGTACCGAGGTCACCAAGAAGCTCTGGGCCTACATCAAGAAGAACGGCCTGCAGGACGCGAAGAACAAGCGCATGATCAAAGCTGACGCCGCACTGAAGCCCGTCTTCGGTGGCAAGGCCACGGTCAACATGTTCGAGATGACCAAGCTGGTCAGCAAGCACCTGAAGTAG
- a CDS encoding glycerol-3-phosphate dehydrogenase/oxidase, which translates to MVRDLSRLADTKFDVIVVGGGFYGVTVAWDAAQRGLAVAIIDKDDFGAATSFNNLKTLHGGLRSLQSLNFRQMRLFIRERRALARILPHLVRPLPFVVPTTRTLKRNALVMRVGLAINDAIGSDRNEGLADPGTHLPDSQILSKEETLRLNPIIDPKGVTGGAMWYDYQMVSTDRVTLSFLLSAVDAGATAANYVKANRFIREGDRIVGVQAEDGLTGNTFDLRATVVVNCAGPWAASMLTDLPLAAQGTPPPRLSRAMNVVTRKVVGSHACGSMAGGRYLLIVPWRDVSMLGTSHDAYDGSPDQLKVTRWDLEAFLKDAREAFPHAGLTTADVRLIHRGLLPMVSGDGHHVRLLKDSRVVDHSRHGLAGLVSVFGVRYTTARHTAEQAVDAVFRSMGHATPPPCRTAETPLLGGSMNHVDNFLKAVLLRDVEGVPTETLRRIATTYGTGYDRVLQMARDVPALARPLGRNCDVLGAEILYAARSEMALKLGDAVIRRTEAGAAGHPGTDALERAAAIMARAHAWDEWRVRNEVAEVEAFYRLPRD; encoded by the coding sequence ATGGTGCGCGACCTCAGCCGGCTGGCCGACACGAAATTTGATGTGATCGTGGTCGGCGGCGGCTTTTACGGCGTGACGGTCGCCTGGGATGCCGCCCAACGGGGCCTGGCGGTCGCCATTATCGACAAGGACGACTTTGGCGCGGCGACCTCGTTCAACAACCTGAAGACGCTGCACGGCGGCCTGCGCTCGCTCCAGAGCCTGAACTTCCGGCAGATGCGCCTGTTCATCCGCGAGCGGCGTGCCCTCGCCCGCATCCTGCCCCACCTGGTCCGGCCGCTGCCGTTCGTGGTGCCGACGACGAGGACCCTGAAACGCAACGCGTTGGTCATGCGGGTCGGACTGGCGATTAACGACGCGATCGGCAGCGACCGGAACGAAGGCCTCGCCGACCCCGGCACCCACCTGCCTGACAGCCAGATCCTGTCGAAGGAGGAGACGCTTCGACTCAACCCGATCATTGACCCCAAGGGGGTGACCGGGGGCGCCATGTGGTACGACTACCAGATGGTGAGCACCGACCGCGTGACGCTGTCGTTCCTGCTCTCCGCGGTCGACGCCGGCGCGACCGCCGCCAATTACGTCAAGGCCAACCGCTTCATTCGCGAGGGCGACCGCATCGTCGGCGTGCAGGCCGAAGACGGCTTGACCGGCAACACCTTCGACCTGCGCGCGACGGTGGTCGTCAACTGCGCCGGGCCGTGGGCCGCGTCGATGCTCACCGACCTGCCGCTGGCAGCGCAGGGGACACCGCCACCGCGGTTGTCGCGGGCCATGAACGTCGTGACCCGCAAAGTGGTCGGATCGCACGCCTGCGGCAGCATGGCCGGCGGACGTTACCTGCTGATCGTCCCGTGGCGCGACGTCTCGATGTTGGGTACGAGCCACGATGCCTACGACGGGTCGCCTGACCAGCTGAAAGTGACCCGCTGGGACCTCGAGGCGTTCCTGAAGGACGCGCGCGAGGCCTTTCCCCACGCCGGCCTGACGACCGCCGACGTGCGACTGATTCACCGCGGGCTGCTGCCCATGGTGTCGGGCGACGGCCATCATGTTCGCCTGCTCAAGGACAGCCGGGTCGTCGACCACAGCCGCCACGGCCTGGCGGGGTTGGTCTCGGTGTTCGGCGTCCGCTACACGACGGCGCGGCACACCGCCGAACAGGCGGTCGACGCGGTCTTCCGGTCGATGGGCCATGCCACGCCGCCCCCCTGCCGCACCGCCGAGACGCCGTTGCTTGGCGGCAGCATGAACCACGTCGACAACTTCCTGAAGGCCGTCCTCCTGCGCGACGTCGAGGGCGTCCCCACCGAGACCCTGCGCCGCATCGCCACGACCTATGGCACCGGCTACGACCGGGTGCTGCAGATGGCCCGCGACGTGCCGGCGCTGGCGCGTCCGCTCGGCCGCAACTGCGACGTGCTCGGGGCCGAAATCCTCTATGCGGCGCGCTCTGAAATGGCCCTCAAGCTGGGGGACGCCGTCATCAGGCGAACTGAAGCCGGCGCCGCCGGGCACCCCGGCACCGACGCCCTCGAGCGGGCCGCCGCGATCATGGCCCGGGCGCATGCATGGGACGAGTGGCGCGTGCGCAACGAAGTCGCCGAGGTCGAAGCGTTCTACCGCCTGCCCAGAGACTAG
- a CDS encoding class I SAM-dependent methyltransferase: protein MINEIQRYWNHRIHDLEMTDAPVGTKAFFDDLDDYRYDKLRYLPQLVDFPSYKGQRLLEVGCGIGTDLVRFAVGGARVTGVDLAQTAIDLARNNFALHGLEAEELRVANGEALPYPDQSFDVAYGHGVVQYTADAAQLIRECHRVLKPGGTGIFMVYNRVSWLNALSKVMKVPLEHEDAPVLVKYSIGEFKALLAPFAEVRIVPERFPVKSRLHGGWKGLAFNTFFVGTFNALPREWVRPLGWHLMAFCRKGR, encoded by the coding sequence GTGATCAACGAGATTCAACGCTACTGGAACCACCGCATCCACGACCTGGAGATGACCGACGCGCCGGTCGGCACCAAGGCCTTCTTCGACGACCTCGACGACTACCGCTACGACAAGCTGCGCTACCTGCCCCAGTTGGTGGATTTCCCGTCCTACAAGGGCCAGCGTCTGCTCGAAGTGGGGTGCGGGATTGGCACCGACCTGGTCCGCTTCGCCGTCGGCGGGGCCCGCGTCACGGGCGTCGACCTGGCGCAGACCGCGATCGACCTCGCACGGAATAACTTCGCGCTGCATGGCCTGGAAGCCGAGGAACTGCGTGTCGCCAATGGCGAGGCCCTGCCGTACCCGGACCAGTCATTCGACGTGGCCTACGGCCACGGCGTGGTCCAGTACACGGCCGACGCAGCGCAGCTGATTCGCGAGTGCCACCGGGTGCTCAAGCCGGGCGGCACCGGCATTTTCATGGTCTACAACCGCGTCTCGTGGCTGAATGCCTTGTCGAAGGTGATGAAGGTGCCGCTCGAGCACGAGGATGCGCCGGTGCTGGTGAAATACTCGATCGGCGAGTTCAAGGCCCTGCTGGCGCCGTTCGCCGAAGTGCGGATCGTGCCGGAGCGGTTCCCGGTCAAGTCGCGCCTGCACGGCGGCTGGAAGGGGCTGGCGTTCAACACGTTCTTCGTCGGCACCTTTAACGCCCTGCCGCGAGAGTGGGTCCGGCCGCTCGGCTGGCACCTGATGGCGTTTTGTCGCAAGGGCCGCTAG